Proteins from a genomic interval of Symmachiella macrocystis:
- the recA gene encoding recombinase RecA, which produces MATKAAAKKAASRNGNGNSHGDPKILDNALSQIEKQFGKGSIMKLSDSAATRIAGIPTGALSLDLALGGRGFPRGRIIELFGPESSGKTTLALHVIASAQKRGGIAAFIDAEHALDPSWAKRLGVDLEDLLVSQPSYGEEALQIAEMLIKSNAVDVIVVDSVAALVPKAELDGEIGDRHVGLQARMMSQAMRKLTGAIAKSKTCVIFINQIREKIGVMFGSPETTPGGRALKFYSSCRVDVRRISTLKDGDTVTGIRMRAKIVKNKVAPPFRIAEFDMLTECGICAEGDLVDLALEDRLIARSGTWYSYGDVKLGQGRDRARQFFKENPELTVELRDKVLIHRGFPPQSVLDGSAEGTEETGAEE; this is translated from the coding sequence ATGGCGACCAAAGCAGCGGCGAAAAAGGCGGCTTCACGAAACGGCAACGGCAATAGCCACGGCGATCCCAAAATCCTTGATAATGCCCTTTCCCAAATTGAGAAGCAGTTTGGCAAAGGCTCGATCATGAAGCTGTCGGATAGTGCGGCGACGCGAATTGCCGGCATTCCGACCGGAGCTTTGTCCTTGGACCTTGCCTTGGGAGGCCGGGGATTCCCACGTGGCCGCATTATTGAACTGTTCGGGCCGGAATCCAGCGGAAAAACAACCTTGGCCCTGCATGTGATCGCTAGTGCCCAAAAGCGGGGCGGGATCGCTGCGTTTATCGATGCGGAGCACGCGCTGGATCCCTCGTGGGCCAAGCGATTGGGGGTCGACTTAGAGGATCTGTTGGTCAGTCAACCGTCATACGGTGAAGAGGCGTTACAAATCGCCGAAATGCTGATTAAGTCCAACGCCGTCGACGTGATTGTTGTCGACTCGGTGGCAGCTTTGGTGCCCAAGGCGGAGCTGGATGGCGAAATCGGTGATCGGCACGTCGGCCTGCAGGCCCGCATGATGAGTCAGGCAATGCGCAAGTTGACCGGTGCGATTGCCAAATCCAAGACCTGCGTCATCTTCATCAATCAAATCCGCGAAAAAATTGGCGTAATGTTCGGAAGTCCGGAAACCACACCCGGCGGACGGGCGCTGAAATTCTACAGTTCTTGCCGGGTTGATGTCCGTCGCATCAGTACGCTCAAAGATGGGGACACCGTCACCGGCATCCGTATGCGTGCCAAGATCGTTAAAAACAAGGTCGCTCCACCGTTCCGGATCGCGGAATTCGACATGCTCACCGAGTGTGGTATCTGTGCCGAAGGGGATCTTGTCGACTTGGCTTTGGAAGACCGGCTGATTGCCCGCAGTGGGACTTGGTACAGCTACGGCGACGTAAAATTGGGGCAAGGCCGCGATCGCGCGCGGCAGTTCTTCAAGGAAAACCCCGAATTGACAGTCGAACTGCGCGACAAAGTCCTCATACATCGTGGATTCCCGCCACAATCCGTGCTGGACGGTTCAGCGGAAGGGACCGAGGAGACCGGCGCGGAAGAATAG
- a CDS encoding PDZ domain-containing protein, which yields MEHDLHNSPVRPHTPRGRLSSRGRRVVNTASVIAITLIASLCLFSPTATAQDVDSSVLLRALEQSLVKAVEVSEESVVSIAREKIENIRRANQRQFDRIQRGRFQNDKSVDMNHPDYIPNDFGSGVVLGEITVNGARRTAILTNYHVVKGAETSTPDSPVVTVLSVRFQGKQRGMQAQIWAADPRSDLAIITIEALGLQPIKIAKSHTFKKGQFVLALGNPLAVANDGGSASVSWGIISNISRRANSEVANPDGTVPDPQGVGNERLYHFGRLLQIDAKLNLGMSGGALLNINGELIGITTSLAALAGYEKSAGYAIPVDDTTQRVIETLLKGQEVEYGFLGVSFKSPEQRDYLRNSKLKGARISSVLPNLPASDSGLMENDFITEIDGKQIRNRIDLMREIGQRAPGTNVRLQIYRNSRNAEYKNVVLGKWPAKNVDEIIAPIDRYGGAWRGLVVDFSSGRSQFFPGPTQTIPRGVLVTEVVRDSPAERAQFKRGDFITKIDDDDVQTPQEFHRLVARHPAAVRLLRLRDKESQQIVIEPH from the coding sequence ATGGAACATGACCTGCACAATTCCCCCGTGCGGCCTCACACACCGAGAGGCCGTCTCTCGTCGCGCGGGCGTCGAGTGGTCAATACCGCGTCCGTGATCGCGATAACATTGATCGCGAGCCTCTGTCTATTCTCGCCGACTGCCACGGCCCAGGATGTCGATTCGTCGGTGTTGCTGCGCGCTCTGGAACAATCCCTCGTCAAGGCTGTGGAGGTATCGGAAGAATCCGTCGTCTCCATAGCGAGGGAGAAGATTGAGAATATACGTCGAGCAAACCAACGGCAATTCGATCGAATTCAGCGTGGGCGGTTTCAGAACGACAAAAGCGTCGACATGAACCATCCCGACTATATCCCTAACGATTTCGGTTCGGGTGTCGTGCTGGGCGAAATCACAGTCAATGGCGCGCGACGTACGGCGATTTTGACCAATTACCACGTCGTCAAAGGGGCTGAGACCTCGACTCCGGACTCTCCCGTGGTCACTGTGTTGTCAGTTCGTTTTCAGGGAAAACAGCGGGGCATGCAGGCCCAAATTTGGGCGGCCGATCCGCGCAGCGACTTGGCCATCATCACGATCGAAGCCCTCGGCCTACAGCCGATCAAAATCGCCAAGTCGCACACCTTCAAAAAAGGGCAATTCGTCTTGGCATTGGGCAATCCGTTAGCCGTCGCAAACGACGGTGGATCGGCCAGCGTCAGTTGGGGAATCATCAGCAACATCAGCCGTCGCGCCAACTCCGAGGTCGCCAATCCCGACGGCACAGTTCCAGACCCGCAGGGAGTGGGCAACGAACGTTTGTACCACTTCGGCCGCCTACTGCAGATCGATGCCAAATTGAATCTCGGCATGAGCGGTGGCGCACTTCTGAATATCAACGGTGAATTGATCGGCATCACGACGTCATTGGCCGCTCTGGCTGGCTACGAAAAATCAGCTGGATATGCGATTCCCGTGGACGATACGACTCAAAGGGTGATTGAAACGTTGCTCAAAGGGCAGGAGGTGGAGTATGGATTTCTGGGCGTGAGCTTTAAGTCGCCCGAGCAACGGGACTATTTGAGAAATTCCAAACTGAAAGGTGCGCGAATTTCTAGTGTGTTGCCAAATCTGCCGGCCAGCGACAGCGGGCTGATGGAGAACGACTTCATTACCGAAATCGATGGCAAACAAATCCGCAACCGAATTGACCTGATGCGAGAAATCGGCCAACGGGCACCGGGAACCAACGTCCGTTTGCAAATCTACCGCAATAGTCGGAACGCGGAATACAAAAACGTAGTCTTGGGGAAATGGCCCGCCAAAAACGTGGATGAAATCATTGCCCCGATCGATCGTTACGGCGGGGCTTGGCGGGGGCTAGTGGTCGATTTCTCCTCCGGCAGAAGCCAATTTTTCCCTGGACCCACGCAAACTATCCCCCGTGGCGTGCTGGTCACGGAAGTTGTCCGGGATTCGCCTGCCGAGCGGGCACAATTCAAACGGGGGGATTTTATCACCAAAATCGACGACGATGACGTGCAGACTCCTCAAGAATTCCATCGACTCGTCGCCAGACACCCCGCAGCGGTCCGCCTCTTGCGACTCCGCGACAAAGAGTCGCAGCAAATCGTGATCGAACCCCATTGA
- the alaS gene encoding alanine--tRNA ligase: MKTDELREKYLEFFETKGCVRRPSDVLVPRGDPTVLFTPAGMNQFKDQFLGIGKLDFTRATTCQKCLRTGDIENVGNTAYHHTFFEMLGNFSFGDYFKNDAIHWAWEFLTDKKWLGLDPQRLTVTVFQEDEEAYGIWHDKIGLKADRITRDNEHENFWPAGAPSEGPDGVCGPCSEIFYHPPGSNGNVEIWNLVFTQFNRVGDPPDNLRPLPKKNIDTGMGLERTAAVLQGHESNFEIDTLRPLCEASAAAVGVKYAYDSPHGRAVRRIADHVRAVTFAISEGVLPDRDRERYVIRQLLRRAVMEGFLIGQHDPFLHTLVPNVAEAMQVPYPELGKETEKIAEAIRDEEEQFLGTVEKGLHKLDSYIEKARGDGKSVLSGDDVFDLHQTDGFLIELTEAVAAKHNLSVDRQRFNARMQRHLQDSGRGAFADKVMAAGPLDAIRETQAGTDFVGYDETASTGKVVGIIAEGRLIDALEEVGHDDPVGVVLDCTPFYGEAGGQVGDTGTLTANGLQFDVADTQREGDYMVHIGHLKSGTLQLGMEVSAEIDTERRSGIRRAHSATHLLHHALHKYVGEHALQRGSKVDRDTLRFDFSQPRPVTSEQISQIEDEINSRIAEGATVSAELMELKEAKKLGAMALFGEKYPDRVRMVSMGDFSKELCGGTHLVNTGQVGLCKIISEEGTQKGVRRITALTGERALEKIRHDEALLKELAQLLKTPQPDDLPQRVIALQEELKRLKRDLSKQTSQSAASAVDTMLENAISVGDVKIVGHEARDWDVDMIRAQIDQIRRSAGSSAVLIGSITGDKVILIAGLSKDLVQQGLNASDWVKTAAKIAGGGGGGRPDFAQAGAKHPEKLSEAIAHGTKWLQEQLEK; the protein is encoded by the coding sequence ATGAAAACCGACGAACTCCGCGAAAAATATCTTGAGTTTTTTGAAACCAAAGGCTGCGTCCGACGGCCCAGCGATGTCCTCGTGCCCCGCGGCGACCCAACGGTGCTGTTTACGCCGGCCGGGATGAATCAATTCAAGGACCAATTCCTCGGGATCGGCAAACTCGATTTCACACGGGCAACGACATGTCAAAAATGCCTGCGGACCGGTGATATCGAAAACGTGGGCAACACCGCCTATCACCACACGTTTTTTGAGATGTTGGGAAATTTTTCCTTCGGCGATTACTTCAAGAACGACGCGATCCATTGGGCCTGGGAATTCCTCACCGACAAAAAATGGTTGGGGCTTGATCCCCAACGCTTGACCGTCACGGTCTTTCAAGAAGACGAAGAAGCCTACGGCATTTGGCACGACAAAATTGGACTGAAAGCTGATCGCATTACCCGCGACAACGAACACGAAAATTTCTGGCCGGCCGGCGCACCGAGTGAAGGTCCCGACGGTGTCTGCGGACCCTGCAGCGAGATTTTTTATCACCCTCCCGGCAGCAATGGCAATGTCGAGATCTGGAATCTGGTCTTCACGCAGTTCAACCGCGTGGGCGATCCCCCGGACAACTTACGGCCGTTGCCGAAAAAGAATATCGACACCGGCATGGGACTGGAGCGAACCGCCGCCGTCCTACAAGGCCACGAAAGCAATTTTGAAATCGACACACTCCGGCCATTGTGCGAAGCATCCGCCGCTGCTGTGGGTGTGAAGTATGCTTATGATTCTCCGCACGGACGCGCCGTCCGGCGAATCGCCGATCACGTCCGCGCTGTAACATTCGCCATTTCCGAAGGCGTCTTGCCTGATCGCGATCGCGAACGTTACGTCATCCGGCAACTATTGCGCCGTGCGGTGATGGAAGGTTTCCTGATCGGCCAGCATGACCCGTTTTTGCACACGCTGGTCCCCAACGTGGCTGAAGCGATGCAGGTCCCCTACCCCGAGTTGGGAAAAGAGACGGAAAAAATTGCAGAGGCTATTCGCGACGAGGAAGAACAGTTTCTCGGCACCGTGGAAAAAGGACTGCACAAGCTCGACAGCTATATCGAGAAAGCCCGCGGCGACGGCAAGTCGGTTCTTTCGGGCGACGATGTCTTTGATCTGCACCAAACCGATGGATTTTTGATTGAATTGACCGAGGCGGTCGCCGCCAAACATAATCTTTCGGTCGATCGCCAACGGTTTAATGCCCGCATGCAACGGCATCTGCAGGACAGTGGCCGCGGCGCCTTCGCCGATAAAGTGATGGCCGCCGGCCCGTTGGACGCAATTCGCGAAACGCAGGCGGGGACCGATTTTGTTGGTTATGACGAGACGGCTTCGACCGGCAAGGTTGTCGGCATCATCGCCGAAGGCCGGTTGATCGATGCATTGGAGGAAGTCGGACACGATGATCCGGTCGGCGTGGTTTTGGACTGCACGCCGTTTTATGGCGAAGCGGGCGGACAAGTCGGCGATACCGGCACGCTCACTGCTAACGGTCTGCAGTTTGACGTCGCCGACACGCAACGCGAGGGCGACTATATGGTGCACATCGGGCACTTAAAGTCCGGGACGTTGCAACTTGGCATGGAAGTCTCAGCCGAAATCGATACGGAGCGTCGTTCCGGAATTCGCCGCGCTCATTCCGCCACGCACCTGTTGCATCACGCACTGCACAAATACGTCGGCGAACATGCCCTACAGCGCGGCTCGAAAGTCGACCGTGACACATTGCGGTTCGACTTCAGCCAACCCCGCCCGGTGACTTCGGAGCAGATTTCGCAAATCGAAGATGAAATCAATTCTCGAATCGCCGAAGGCGCAACGGTTTCCGCGGAACTCATGGAGCTCAAGGAGGCCAAAAAGCTGGGGGCCATGGCCTTGTTTGGCGAAAAATATCCCGACCGCGTCCGCATGGTCAGCATGGGAGATTTCAGCAAGGAGTTGTGTGGAGGCACGCATCTGGTCAATACCGGCCAAGTCGGCCTGTGCAAGATCATCTCCGAGGAAGGGACTCAAAAAGGAGTGCGGCGGATCACCGCGCTGACTGGTGAGCGGGCGCTGGAAAAAATCCGGCACGACGAAGCTCTGCTCAAGGAATTGGCGCAACTGCTCAAAACCCCGCAACCTGACGACCTGCCGCAACGAGTGATTGCGTTGCAGGAAGAATTGAAACGGTTGAAACGGGACTTGTCGAAACAGACGAGCCAATCCGCCGCCTCAGCCGTCGATACAATGTTGGAAAACGCGATCTCCGTGGGGGATGTCAAAATCGTCGGGCACGAAGCTCGGGATTGGGACGTCGATATGATTCGAGCTCAGATCGATCAAATCCGCCGCTCAGCCGGTTCATCAGCCGTCCTCATCGGCTCCATTACCGGCGACAAGGTGATCTTGATCGCCGGGCTGAGCAAGGACCTCGTTCAGCAAGGCTTGAATGCGTCCGACTGGGTGAAGACCGCAGCCAAGATTGCCGGAGGAGGCGGCGGTGGACGCCCCGACTTCGCGCAGGCCGGTGCCAAACATCCCGAAAAGCTGAGCGAAGCAATCGCTCACGGCACAAAGTGGCTGCAGGAGCAATTGGAAAAGTAA
- a CDS encoding PH domain-containing protein, whose protein sequence is MTTVAAYRRPPISGVNTDAETPVMTVYPSIACTGLGRLHGKLYESMPVKLFGVKLSHWLFPLPSAPGAIMLYFYLKLFGARYTVTNRSVQVWKSLGNRMLKQVSLNEIDDIAIAQDAGQVFYRAADLQLLNAAGEVIMRLEGIPYPETFRNLILETRDARRQTDASQAVIAARHS, encoded by the coding sequence ATGACGACAGTTGCCGCCTACAGACGCCCCCCGATTTCCGGCGTGAATACCGACGCTGAAACGCCGGTCATGACGGTTTATCCTTCGATCGCCTGCACAGGATTGGGCCGGCTGCACGGGAAACTGTACGAATCGATGCCGGTGAAGCTGTTCGGCGTGAAATTATCGCATTGGCTCTTTCCGCTTCCGTCGGCACCAGGCGCGATTATGCTTTACTTTTACCTGAAGCTATTCGGCGCCCGTTACACCGTCACCAATCGCTCGGTTCAAGTCTGGAAGTCGTTGGGCAATCGAATGCTCAAACAGGTGTCACTCAACGAAATTGACGACATCGCCATCGCCCAGGACGCGGGCCAAGTTTTTTACCGAGCGGCGGACCTGCAGTTGTTGAACGCCGCAGGCGAGGTGATTATGCGGTTGGAGGGAATTCCTTATCCCGAAACCTTCCGCAATCTGATCCTGGAAACACGCGACGCCCGACGACAAACCGACGCCTCACAAGCAGTAATCGCCGCCCGCCATAGCTAA
- a CDS encoding formylglycine-generating enzyme family protein translates to METLQFSSVDGYGRRAQRLNLRRFLSALCVGLLWGCGGGDEAIPPPAAEEKQSLTGGVVKPRPKVAKKSNSKRRSNSKPTRRRKKPPGIPITPMPEEEFASDGNADEFEIADEPFAVGESFSINVQEQPLSSTQYAPANTGSTHRTSRGSGVRLPKGFAAVPGTEVSEEGWPQRIVSLQDQAEMVLIPAGMFTRGVDGGPQDAGPQHQVQLDSYYIDLHEVTFAQYRRYRRDLSANNQRLPKGLDSDADGALPATGVRWGEAGQYARWAGKELPTEAEWEKAARGSVPYAYPWGDGKPIWHRPRELTQIDPIQSFRGDRSPFGVMDLAGNAREWCQDWYSAQSYQMALDQSNAATLLNPQGPRAAVGSKDRTVRVVRGSEEGWEIWRRSGIPMGTRSPTIGFRCVWRLGQGESVREDKEEPAQQQRKRKKGGF, encoded by the coding sequence GTGGAGACATTGCAGTTCAGCTCCGTCGATGGTTACGGGAGGCGCGCGCAACGTTTGAACCTTCGCCGGTTTCTGAGCGCATTGTGCGTGGGATTGTTGTGGGGGTGTGGAGGGGGCGACGAAGCGATTCCGCCACCCGCTGCTGAGGAAAAACAGTCGCTCACCGGCGGAGTGGTGAAACCGCGGCCGAAAGTGGCCAAGAAGTCCAACTCCAAGCGCCGTTCGAATTCCAAGCCGACGCGTCGTCGGAAAAAACCACCGGGGATTCCCATCACGCCGATGCCGGAAGAAGAGTTCGCCAGTGACGGGAATGCGGATGAATTTGAAATTGCCGACGAACCGTTTGCCGTGGGCGAGTCCTTCAGCATCAACGTGCAAGAACAGCCGCTCTCCTCAACACAGTATGCCCCCGCCAACACCGGGTCGACTCATCGCACGAGTCGCGGATCGGGGGTGCGCCTTCCCAAAGGATTTGCGGCGGTTCCAGGGACGGAGGTCAGCGAGGAGGGTTGGCCGCAGCGGATCGTCAGTTTGCAGGACCAGGCGGAAATGGTTTTGATCCCAGCGGGAATGTTCACGCGTGGAGTGGACGGGGGGCCGCAAGATGCCGGGCCGCAGCATCAGGTGCAACTGGATTCGTATTACATCGACCTGCATGAAGTGACGTTCGCCCAATACCGTCGTTACCGCCGTGACCTGAGCGCAAATAATCAGCGGTTGCCCAAGGGGTTGGATTCGGACGCCGACGGGGCATTGCCCGCCACCGGTGTGCGTTGGGGTGAAGCGGGCCAATATGCACGTTGGGCCGGCAAGGAGTTGCCAACCGAAGCGGAGTGGGAAAAAGCAGCGCGCGGCAGTGTGCCTTATGCCTATCCTTGGGGCGATGGCAAGCCAATCTGGCATCGGCCCCGCGAGCTGACGCAAATCGACCCGATCCAATCGTTCCGCGGAGACCGTAGCCCATTTGGTGTCATGGACTTGGCAGGCAATGCGCGCGAGTGGTGCCAAGACTGGTATTCCGCCCAGAGTTATCAAATGGCCCTCGACCAGTCCAACGCCGCCACGTTGCTCAATCCGCAGGGACCGCGAGCCGCCGTCGGTTCCAAGGACCGCACAGTGCGCGTGGTCCGCGGCAGTGAGGAGGGTTGGGAGATCTGGCGGAGAAGTGGTATCCCCATGGGAACCCGTTCGCCCACAATCGGTTTCCGCTGCGTTTGGCGACTGGGCCAGGGCGAAAGTGTGCGGGAGGACAAAGAGGAGCCGGCGCAGCAGCAGAGGAAGAGGAAAAAGGGCGGATTTTGA
- a CDS encoding HD domain-containing protein, with translation MKHPLLEIPELVGLDAGSGLIRIPTEQDVPITRRVKAIIDTAEFRRLATITQLGLVNRVYPGAMHTRFEHALGVFHNALRYLWQLGRDERFCALVDSHSAEVLMVAALLHDLGHWPFCHPIEDMLLSDLPPHEDFAAEFLAEGSELSTVLREVWNIDPEEVLDVLVARTDSPRLRLLRSILSGPIDIDKMDYLERDSLHVGVPYGRNFDKSRLIQSLLLNEAGDGLAISFKGKAAAELMVFARYIMFSEVYWHHTVRSATSMFARAFYDLHRDLDLKQIFRKSEADTIHLLQDKAAGLPCEKLLDGIFGPQRRIYKRVAEFSLYQSPELYEQLARRPFDFLVRCTEHLAAILNETAGLSVSATDMIIDAPPPHREVEFNIEIYFPKEDVYRPLSQVSPVVASLAKTQFDDYVKRVRLFADREVAIKLADIPALPDHLQTALDRSTQK, from the coding sequence ATGAAACACCCCCTCCTAGAAATCCCCGAACTTGTTGGCCTCGATGCCGGCTCTGGGTTGATACGGATTCCTACTGAGCAGGACGTGCCGATCACGCGGCGGGTTAAGGCGATTATCGATACCGCTGAGTTTCGTCGGCTGGCGACGATCACTCAGTTGGGGCTGGTCAATCGTGTCTATCCCGGGGCGATGCATACACGATTCGAACATGCCTTGGGAGTGTTCCACAACGCGCTGCGGTACCTATGGCAGTTGGGCCGCGATGAACGGTTTTGTGCGCTGGTCGATTCGCACTCCGCCGAGGTATTGATGGTAGCGGCGCTGCTGCACGATTTGGGGCATTGGCCGTTTTGTCATCCCATCGAAGACATGCTGCTCTCCGATCTGCCGCCGCACGAGGACTTCGCCGCTGAGTTTCTTGCCGAGGGGAGCGAACTGTCGACGGTGCTGCGCGAGGTGTGGAATATTGATCCAGAGGAAGTGTTGGACGTATTGGTCGCCCGTACCGATTCGCCCCGCTTGCGGTTATTACGGTCGATTCTCTCCGGGCCGATCGACATCGACAAGATGGATTACCTGGAGCGGGACAGCCTGCATGTGGGCGTGCCGTATGGCCGCAACTTCGACAAAAGCCGTTTGATTCAATCGCTGCTGTTGAACGAGGCGGGCGATGGTTTAGCGATCAGTTTTAAGGGCAAAGCAGCCGCCGAGTTGATGGTGTTTGCCCGTTACATCATGTTCTCGGAGGTGTATTGGCACCACACGGTTCGCTCGGCGACATCGATGTTTGCCCGCGCGTTTTATGATTTGCATCGCGATTTGGATTTGAAACAGATCTTTCGCAAAAGCGAAGCCGACACAATTCATTTGCTGCAGGATAAGGCGGCTGGCTTGCCGTGTGAGAAATTGTTGGATGGGATTTTCGGTCCGCAACGAAGAATCTATAAACGCGTGGCTGAATTCAGCTTGTACCAATCGCCAGAACTGTACGAACAACTTGCGCGGCGACCGTTTGATTTTCTGGTGCGATGTACGGAGCATTTGGCGGCGATCCTCAACGAAACTGCCGGACTGTCAGTGTCGGCGACCGACATGATCATCGATGCCCCGCCCCCGCACCGCGAGGTCGAATTCAATATCGAGATCTATTTTCCCAAAGAAGATGTCTACCGTCCGTTGAGCCAAGTCTCACCGGTGGTGGCCTCGTTGGCCAAAACGCAATTCGACGACTACGTCAAACGCGTACGCCTGTTCGCCGACCGGGAGGTCGCCATCAAGCTCGCCGATATCCCCGCACTTCCAGATCATCTACAAACAGCCCTCGATCGCTCTACCCAAAAGTAG
- a CDS encoding DUF3239 domain-containing protein, with translation MGVVREIVGASTPGELTISRSRFANYIGRDFIDRSIYWGCSFLPRFAHKVPYIGNKAYRWAQVVEFFWGGCLVPAIVIDADRSYVAVFSNLTADGRHPVPVIKVISEGLHLITSTPVKNGSKFAATSTYLATPESWKLGQWSDFHPMVVDCLVDDPEDCEHAKQRIDRDSWDALRISLERLGPIRKPGLYHVDLSDLMWTDD, from the coding sequence ATGGGAGTCGTGAGAGAAATCGTTGGAGCGTCGACCCCTGGAGAACTGACGATCTCGCGCAGTCGGTTTGCGAATTATATCGGAAGAGATTTCATCGATCGAAGTATTTATTGGGGGTGCTCGTTCCTTCCACGATTCGCGCACAAAGTCCCCTATATCGGCAATAAAGCGTACCGCTGGGCGCAGGTCGTGGAGTTCTTTTGGGGAGGTTGCTTGGTTCCAGCGATCGTCATCGATGCGGACCGGAGCTATGTGGCAGTATTTTCTAACCTCACGGCCGATGGAAGGCATCCGGTTCCGGTCATTAAAGTTATTTCCGAAGGCCTACATCTCATTACTTCAACGCCGGTCAAAAACGGGTCCAAATTCGCCGCGACATCAACTTATCTCGCGACTCCTGAAAGCTGGAAGCTAGGTCAGTGGAGCGACTTTCACCCAATGGTCGTCGACTGTCTTGTTGATGATCCTGAAGATTGCGAACATGCGAAACAACGGATCGACAGGGACTCCTGGGATGCTCTCAGAATTTCTTTGGAGCGATTGGGGCCAATTCGGAAACCAGGACTCTACCACGTTGATTTGTCTGACTTGATGTGGACAGACGACTAA
- a CDS encoding nucleoside 2-deoxyribosyltransferase, with protein sequence MIDSRRTGLHRVYCAGPLFNQAERDEMTAIADCLCDFGCEVYLPHRDGMEFRFIHAELIDRGWAAPQAAQFLHAAIFALDVYQLVEECDCMVWNLNGRTPDEGAVSEAAMAWTLGKPLIAYKEDVRTLIAGRDNPLLVGMVDFQTVDTIAQIPSGLSRAIQDAESKPLSLEHISKPMQRAVGQGSLLWSAMQEASAQGNDSVLADIVSELFAPDAV encoded by the coding sequence ATGATTGATTCACGACGAACAGGCCTGCACCGCGTCTATTGCGCCGGGCCGCTGTTCAATCAAGCGGAGCGGGACGAAATGACCGCTATCGCCGATTGTCTGTGTGACTTCGGTTGCGAAGTCTATCTGCCGCACCGCGACGGGATGGAATTTCGATTCATTCATGCGGAATTGATCGACCGGGGTTGGGCAGCGCCGCAGGCCGCTCAGTTTCTGCACGCCGCCATCTTCGCGCTGGATGTCTATCAGTTGGTCGAAGAATGCGACTGCATGGTCTGGAACCTTAACGGCCGCACACCCGATGAAGGGGCCGTTTCCGAAGCAGCGATGGCTTGGACGTTGGGCAAGCCGCTCATCGCCTATAAAGAAGACGTCCGCACCTTGATCGCCGGTCGCGACAACCCGCTGCTGGTCGGCATGGTCGATTTTCAAACCGTCGACACGATTGCCCAAATCCCCAGCGGCTTGTCACGGGCCATCCAAGACGCCGAATCCAAACCGCTATCGCTGGAACACATCTCCAAGCCCATGCAACGCGCCGTCGGCCAAGGAAGCTTGCTGTGGTCGGCGATGCAGGAGGCCTCCGCGCAGGGGAACGACAGTGTGTTGGCGGATATTGTGTCGGAGTTGTTCGCGCCCGATGCCGTTTAG
- a CDS encoding creatininase family protein, which yields MPTPDDNKLLLAKHTRREFRERMQAGELKVCIIPVAATEQHLEHLAMEHDYRSVMHVATEVARRTQPYTLVAPSMNIGISEHHMRHIGTMTAMPGSWLGVLFDTIRSMHHAGFENILVLNGHGGNVAPCNGIWGQFQQRLEINLQFHPYWDFLPKEVAEANLKTKSWPGHAQEFETAFALHAFPENVRHDAMQDQEDKEPLEATAEAGAAMIEAIVANIATHVQGMADGTNVWDIPEFHP from the coding sequence ATGCCGACTCCTGATGACAATAAACTCTTGCTCGCTAAACATACCCGCCGGGAATTCCGCGAACGCATGCAAGCGGGGGAATTGAAAGTTTGCATCATACCCGTTGCGGCGACGGAGCAACATTTGGAGCATCTGGCGATGGAGCATGATTATCGGAGCGTGATGCACGTCGCCACCGAAGTCGCCCGGCGGACGCAGCCCTATACGCTCGTCGCCCCGTCGATGAATATCGGCATCAGCGAACACCATATGCGGCACATTGGCACGATGACCGCCATGCCGGGGAGTTGGTTGGGTGTGCTGTTCGATACGATTCGCAGCATGCATCACGCTGGTTTTGAAAACATTCTGGTGCTCAATGGCCACGGCGGAAACGTCGCCCCCTGCAACGGCATCTGGGGCCAATTTCAACAACGACTCGAAATCAATTTGCAGTTTCATCCCTACTGGGATTTTCTTCCCAAAGAGGTTGCGGAAGCGAATTTGAAAACCAAAAGCTGGCCCGGCCACGCGCAGGAATTCGAAACCGCCTTTGCGCTGCACGCCTTCCCAGAAAACGTGCGGCATGATGCGATGCAAGACCAAGAGGACAAAGAACCGCTCGAAGCCACGGCCGAAGCGGGAGCGGCGATGATTGAAGCGATTGTCGCAAACATCGCCACGCACGTGCAGGGCATGGCTGATGGGACGAATGTTTGGGATATCCCCGAATTCCATCCGTAG